The following DNA comes from Legionella sp. PATHC032.
TAAATTGAGTAGTGAATGACGTTTTAGTGTGCTCAAGCTCATTCAAAAATAGTTCTTTTTCATCTTGAGAGATTAATTCAGAATTAACAAAAGAAAGTAAGGTATTTTTGAGCCTGGCATCGGTTATTTGTTGAGAGTACTTAATATTAATTTGAATTTGATCCATGTCATCATAGGTGATGTTAGGGATACCTCCTATAAAATAAAGAATGTACAGATTATTGAAAAGGGTAGTAATTCTTTGCAGTGCCTCTTTATTTTTAGGACAAATGGTTAGAACATTATGAGCTAGACTGATATCAATTTTTTCACAAGAAAGTTTAAACGATGACATACTAAACCTCATATAATTCAGAGATTTCCCTATGCAACAATTCATTTCCATTGAAGGCAGGTGCAGTATAAGTAGAGAAGCTTAAGATTTTATTAAGAAAAGCTTTAAATTTAACAATTTTTCAAAAAATCTTTACGATTTTTTGAAATGAAAAAAATACCATTAAATACTATGGATTTTTTTATAAAAAACCACACCCTTCATCCAATTGATGGTTACCTTGCTGAAAGCAGAGTTACCTATGAAAACAGGTAAAATCAATGGGAAAAGAGGTAAAATCCATGGGTTATTAGCAGAATTCCAATAATTAATACCACTATTGAAATCACATAATAACCTGTCCCTGTATAGGCTTTTTGACTGCATTTCACCATAAACTCGGGAAATCCAAGCCATAATATTGATTTAATCAAAATAAGCCAGGCTACCAGGGTGACTAATACTTCTGATTCAGGAACCCAAATGTTATGGACCAGTACAAGGCAAATACCAATAATTAATCCCAAGCTTCCAGCCGTTACGATCGTGGCACTGCCTTCTTTGAGATGAGTCAACAATTGACGATAATATGAAGCTCTTGAAAGCATTATAATTCCCACAATAAGAAGATAGAGACCTATTGCTTGTGCCAAAAATAAAGAGTGAATTGATTCTTGCATGGTTGGCTCCTTGTGATTCCGCTCCTAAATTAATTATAGTACATGCAGGGTTGGGTTTGTTAATTAGTTGGACATTTGCAATGGTTACTACTCATCTAAAACAACTTGTGTATTATATTTGGTTCTATTAAGACAAAAGCTGCTTCTGAATTTTCTAATATTGGGTTCATTTGCGAATACTCTTCTGGCAAATTCATTGTAGTGATTCATATCTTTGACATGAATAATAAGCAGGTAATCTGTGTCTCCGGAGACAAAATAGCACTGCATAACCTCAGGTTCCTCGGACATTTTCCTTTCAAAATGAGTTAAAAGATCTTCTCTTTGTTTTTCAAGAGTAATATTGACGAACACAATTAATGGCCTACCTACTTTAAATGGATCAACCAAAGCAACATCACTAACGATAATCTTTTCCTCTCTCAGGCGTTTGACTCTTCGAAAACAGGGTGGGGCAGAGATTCCAACTATATCTGCCAATGCCTGGTTAGTAATTTGATTATTTTTCTGAAGAATATTTAGAATTTTTCTATCAATTTTATCAAGTATTTCAATTGGATATTCTGTATTTT
Coding sequences within:
- a CDS encoding Lrp/AsnC family transcriptional regulator — protein: MKNKTTKNYPNEKNTEYPIEILDKIDRKILNILQKNNQITNQALADIVGISAPPCFRRVKRLREEKIIVSDVALVDPFKVGRPLIVFVNITLEKQREDLLTHFERKMSEEPEVMQCYFVSGDTDYLLIIHVKDMNHYNEFARRVFANEPNIRKFRSSFCLNRTKYNTQVVLDE